The segment CCGATCAGAAGGAAAACCCATCCGATAAGCATCATCCCGTTTCCGAGGACAATACTGAAAAAATCAGGTATTGTCCCATTAAAGAGTACCAGGCCGATTCCTCCAGCCTCCATAATCATGGATGCCAGCAGGCAGGTCAGTCCGGAAAACCGTCTTTTATACTGTTGCCATATTATAAAAGCCACGAAGACATTTACGAAATTTACTAAAAAGTTGATGAGTATCAGGGTTTTGATATCAAAAACCATTAGTCATACATTGAGTTATTTCTTTAAATAACATGTATGATTTTTAAATACACCAAAAGACATTCTCATCTTTTTGTAATTTAAATGACCCGTTAAAATATCGGAAATGGCAAAGCGTTCGGAAACAATCCAGAGCGTTTGTTCGATTCTATTAATGGTTTATCAATAAGAAATTTAGAATTAATCTCTCTTTCTTTATGATTGTTTCAAATTCTATATCTATACTATGGATATCTGGTTATTATTCTGGTATTTTATTCTAATATTTTATTTTGGTATTATATTTTCAAGAAAGAAGAGAGAACCGGTCAATTTCTAATGACTGGAGATATAAATATGCAATTGATTTTTCCGGGAATAGATTATACATTCACATCATTTTGTCTCTTATGTCAGTTAAAGAGAAATAATTATCTCCTTTGTGAATAACAATACCGTATGAAAGGGTATTTCGTTGTATTGTTACTCTGCTTTTTTGTAAGTATGATGGGTATTGCAACTGCTGATATTCCTCATCTTATCGGGAACTGGACTGGCCCTTATGTCGAATATAATGCCAGTGAGGGTTTCTCTGAAAATGAGGGAGGATTTTTCTTCATAAATATTACAGAGCAGAAGGACCGGATTTTTGTTGGAAATTCTTCGTATATTAAAGCGGATGGCACTCCTGTCATGATGAAGATGGCAGGTGTAATCAGTGCAGATGGAACTGAACTGTCTGTTGTAGAACAGAATAACGGGTATTCACATGGTAAAATTCTTGGGTCAGATGCATTTGAATTGACATATCTCTCAGATAATGATCCAATTTCAGTGGCCGTTGATCAGTTTATCCGGACATCGTGATGGTATAATGGTAATTATTCAGGTTGATGATACACATAGAAGGGTATCATCTTTACCTGAATCGTTACCGTTGATTTCCTATTAATCCAACAAAAAATAAGAGAATTGGTGAGATAGAGAGAACACTCAGATACCACTATGGTGACTGAAAAGGTCCGGGATCGATGAATTTAATCTGCCTTCATTGGATGAACTATTTCTGAAATCATAATGGAACTGTATATGGCCGGTTCATACGTATTTGCTCCGCTGCTATTATTCCTTAGTATATACGTGAAAAACCAGTATTCTCATGATCAAAGATACAGCCAGATCCAGCCCTGAAGGATTTATTGTACAAACGTTCTGTATATTCACGATTCCTGGAGATTTCATATAAATCATGCATGGAGTACTAATTCCAATACGAGAAGGTTACAATCCTTTCTCAAAAACTCTATTGCAGTTTGAGTAAAAATTAAGGTATTTTTTAGATCGTTATATTATCTGATAAATTGAACCCGTATTTAGCAAAATCCCTGATATCCAGGCTGGCAGCTTTTTCTTTAGAGATTATCGAGGGTATGATAAACCGGAAGACTTCACTGGCGTATTGATTGAAACTGAATCCCTCTGCTTCTATCACCAATTTCCATTTTGCCTCCATTGAAAGGTTATTCATGAACGAGATCATGAGGTACATGGAAGTGAGGAATGGATCGAGATCTGATCTGATGGATCCGTCATCAATGCCCAACTGAACTGCATCACGGAGGATCAAACGACATATCCCATATCCTTTCCCAATATCTGCGTTGCATGGATTCTCCTTTGAAAAGCGTTCAGATCCATAAAAATGTATCATCCGGAGATATTCCGGATATTCCTGTGAGAACTGAAAATAGGCCTGTCCCATCAGGGCTACTTTGACAATTCCCGGGGCGTCCGTGTCCATGCAGTGTTTATATTTTGCTTTCAGGATCTCGATACCCTGGAGAACTATGGTTGCATAGATGTCTTCTTTGTTTTTAAAATAGAGATAGAGGGTTGCTTTATTCAGTTCAACTTCCTTGGCAATCTCATCCATGGAGACTTCTTCAAAGGTCCGGGAGAAGAAGAGCCGCTGTGCAGCTTCGAGAATATCTGCTCTTCTTTTTTCCTTTTCCCGCTTTTTTCGTTCTGCAATTCCCATCAGTTCACGTGTCCTTATCTATATAGTTCATACGCCTGCAGGCAATGAGTGAGTAATAATACAGTCAAAGCAGACATACGATCGAATATCATTGGTATGACAAATATCAAATCTATACGATTAATGATATAGGTGAGCCTTTCCTTATTCTGTTCTGTACCTAAAAGATTTAAGAGGTTCTCAGTGAACCCTCTATTGTACTGATTACAGATAATTTTCCGGCATTTTGGGGTCGCTGTACAAAGTAAAGAGTCGTACCGACGCCTCCTGTACGAGACCGGGTTTCATTGATCTGGCATGCACCGGACAATTTTTGATACATGCACAACAGGTAATACATTTTTCAGTGTCAATTTTTGAACTGTTTTGTGGGTCGATGGCTCCTGAAGGGCATATTTCAACGCAATGACCACAATCTGTGCAATCATCATTCACTGCTATGAAATCTACAATCCATAATTTTGAATCACTCCGATATGGGAATTCCCCTGGAAGTTCAATTTCAGAGATCATTGATCCTGAAGAGAGGGACTGCAGTTTATCTTTTATTTTTCTTCCAAATTCTTCTGCATGATGCAGATCATGTGTATCTGGTCGTCCTACTGCAATCGGCGTATCATCTTTTGAGAATGAGTGTTCTCCGATGTATGCTCCTCCGGCAATGGGAATCCCGCCGCATTTCTTCACAATATTTTTCAGTTCAAGTAATGCATCTTCGTATATCCGGTTTCCATATACAACAACACATACAGTTGGTGTCTGGTGAGCACGGATTTCATTGAGCCAATCGACTATGAGGGCCGGTATCCGTCCCATGTATACCGGAACACCAATAATGAGCAACTCGTCTTCTGAAGTTTCTACTGATTGCTCTCTTCCTTTCGGTGTGGTAATATCGATCTGTTCGGTTTTATCTGGGTTCAGGCCACGAGCGATTGCTGACAGGACTGTTTTTGTAGTTCCTGTTGGTGAGAAATATAGTAATTTCGTTGATTTGATCTCCATTTTTCACTCCATTTCAATTTGTCATATAGTTCGGATTCTTTTTTCAAGGATGAGTAGCCCAAGGAAGGAACTCATCCAATTCTGTTGAGATTATCTGGATCATAATCTATCTCTTTGTTATATTATAACTATCGGTTATTGTGTAACTTATAGTAAATGACAAAAAAGTACAACTTTCGATTCAAGTCAGAAAAAAGTGGATGCCAATGAAAGAGATAGTCAGCGATTATGAGAAAATGTGACGTTATACGTTTGGATATCTTTTCATCAGGCATTCAATGGAAAAAATGTGTGATCTCAGTAAAAATGGTTGGCATCTATTCTATCGGTGTACGTGGGTTTTGAGTAGCAGGCTCTAACACTTTTTCTTTCATTCGGTGTGCAAAAGCCTCTGCATCTTTCAGGTCCTGTTCATTTGGTCTTCCTTTATTCATACCTCCGAGATATTTCAAAAAACTATTCGTATTGAACCCTTTGCAGCTGAAATCTCCTATTATGAAATATCCTTTTGATTCAAGTTTTTCACGAAGTGAACGATGATCATTCCTGGTTTTTGACTCACCGGTTAATGCCGCTGTAGAGAACAGAAATGCCGGTTTATTCTCACCCGGTGGGAGTTTATCTGCCAGAGATAACAGGGATTCATGATGTTTTGCTGAATATATCCCTGACCCAAATCCAATGAGGGTATAGTCAGATAGACTATCAAGGTTAATTTCAAGAGGAGTTTTTATTTCTGCATTGAGAATCTCTGATATTTTCCGGGCAATCTTGAGAGTATTATTATGGTGATATGAGTAGACGATCAGGAGAGGGTTAAGATCAGGTACTATTTCCATGAACGATATATTATGGATGAATATTCATCAACATTCCTGTCTTTATACAACAAACTTTCAAAGTGAAGGGATTTTTAGTAATGTATCTTCGGATGTTTCCCAAAAAAGAGAAATTTTCAGAAATTTAATCAGGATATAATCGTAATATTAATCCAACTCTGCCAGAATAATCGATGATGAATAAATATCTCACGTATATTCTCAATGATCCTCACCCTCTTTCAGATTCACAGAAAGAAGCCGTCCTTGCAGATAGCCAATATGTCCGCCTCATAGCCGGAGCCGGGGCAGGAAAAACAGAGACCCTGACCCGGAGAATCCTCTACCTGCTCTTTGAGAAACACTTCTCTCCCGGATCCATCGTCGCATTCACGTTCACTGAAAAAGCAGCCGCCTCGATGAAGAACAGGATCTTCAAACGAGTATTGGGTCTTGGAGCCGTGGAGATCTACAATACACTCGGTGACATGTATATCGGGACCATCCACGGGTTCTGTAACCGGATCCTGGAAGAGAAGTTTGGATACGGGTCATGGGAGGTCCTGGATGAGAATCAGGAGATGGCTCTTTTAATCAATATCAGTGATCGGATCGGTCTTACAAACGGGAGAAACACCACCGACAAGGCATCCATATTCAAGCAGAGCCTCTCTGTGATGTATAACGATCTCCTCTCCCGGGATGAGATCGAAAAACAGGCTCCTGAGTTTTTTGCTTCGGTCAGGGCCTACGAAGCGTATCTTGACCGGTTCCACCTGCTCACGTTCGACCGGATGATAACGCTTGCTCTCACTCATCTTCAGGAACATCCGGATGTGACCCGGAGTATCAGGCATCTGATCGTGGATGAGTACCAGGATATCAATCCGGCACAGGAGGCGTTGATCAAGACCATCGGCCTGAATGATATCTTTGTTGTCGGTGATCCACGGCAGACCATCTTCCAGTGGAGAGGATCTGATGAAGGGTGTTTCCAGCGGTTTGCAACCTTCTACCCGGATGTCTATGATATTGTGCTGCCTGAAAACCGGAGAAGCGGAAAACAGATAGTAACCGTTGCAAATACGCTTGCCTCTCATTTCAGAACCGGACCGTACGAACCGATGACTGCAACACGGCCTGATGCCGGGGCTGTGTACCGGATCGATTATCCGACGGCCGGGGATGAGGCTGAAGGAGTTGCTGATCAGATCCTCACTCTGGTGAACTCCGGGTCATGCAGGTACCAGGATATTGGAATTCTGCTTCGGAGTGTGAACAACAGTGCAACGCCATTTATCCAGGCACTCCGCAGGTATCATATTCCGTTTATCCTGTCAGGTCAGGTCGGTCTGTTCAAGAGACAGGAGATCCTGGCACTTGCTAAGATCTTCTGCTGGCTCTCCCCGAAGGGGTTCTTCCCGGCATCCATCAAAGACCGGAAGAACACGGTTTCCGGGGATCTTCTCCTTGATTCAGCGATTGATGACTGGTTTTCAGTGGTGTCACCGGTCTATACAAAAGAGGTTGTCAGAAAGACGCTCGGGTACTGGAAGCTGGCAGTTCTTGAGAATAAAGCGTACCGGAACTTCACAACAGCATACTACAATCTTCTTTCAATCCTTGGGTTTCACGCCTTATCACCGGATAATGCTGAAGATGCGGTAGTGATGGGCAACATCGCCAGTTTTGGAAGGGTGCTTGCCGACTTTGAGTCTTCCCACCATTACGGGGGAAAGACCGGTGATATCGCTCAATTTCTCCGGGATCTCCACTGGTATCTGTTTCTGTATGCATACTGGCGATACGAGGAGTCTGCCGGTGAGCAGGATAGTGCTGTAGATGCAGTCCGCCTTTCCACTGTTCACCAGGCAAAAGGGCTTGAATGGCCGGTTGTGTTCGTTCCTGCCCTGATTGACGGGAAGTTTCCCTCATCCCGGGTTGGAGAGAGGAAGAACTGGCTTATTCCCCGTGAACTCTTCCCTGCTCTCCGGTACGAGGGCAACACCGAGGCTGAACGTCAGTTATTTTACGTCGCCTTAACCCGGGCCCGGGATCTGGTATGCCTGAGCTGGTACGAGGAGGAGGGCGATTCAGGCATGCAACCGACACAGTTTATCGAAGATGAGATAGGTAGGGAACCGGTCATTCCTCATCCATATACCCGGCCTGTTCCAGGAGTGGCTTGTCAGGCCCCGGAGCCTGATGCCGAACTCCATTCATTTTCTGCAAAAGATCTCATCCTCTTTCAGCAATGTCCATACCGGTACCGTCTGAATAAGGAATGGGGGTTCCTTCCCGGGCTCTCTCCTGATCTCGGGTTTGGAAATGCTCTTCACTTCTGTCTAGGTGAGATCTCAAACCTGCTCAAACAGGGTGTTCCTGTAGAGCAGGCAGTGGACCAGTCTATAGAGTCCGGGTTCTTTCTGCCATATGCAGACCGGAGCCGGTTTCTTGGTATGAAACGGGTGGCTCATCAGCGGCTTTTGTCGTATGCAACCAAGAGAAAGGAGGATCTTCTCCGGGTTTATGCATCTGAATTCAGGATTGAGTTCCCGGTCCGGAACGGAACGATCATCGGCAAGATTGATGTGATGCTCGATTCAACCGAAGGGATTGAGATACAGGATTACAAAACCTCTGATGAAGTGATTGCTCCCGAAGCAGGAGCAATGCAGGTGAAGATATATGCCTACGGGCTCCGGCTTCTTGGTAAACCGGTCTCATCGGCAGGGGTTGCATATATCGAAGAAGCACGGGTTGATCCGGTTCCGGTCCGGGATACTGAGATCGATGGAGTCCGGGAGATTGTTGAGGGGCTGATTGATCAGATCCAGGAGAAGAGGTTTCCGGGAAAACCAGGGAAACAGTGTGGTTCGTGCGATTATTTCCAGATATGCAGGTTTCGGTAAAGAATACAGATAGAAAAGGACTAAAGGATAAGAATTGTATAGAGTTTGTAATCTGAATACTCTACAGAACCAACAAGAACTACATCTACAATACGAGTAGATTCAAGGAATAATTCACAGGAGCCAGATATATGATGAAAATTAAAGATCTCCCATCAGAAGTACGATCTAATATTATTCCTCATTTTCAGATCTCTTCGATGTGGATCTTTGGTTCAGCAATTCGTGATGATTATTCAGAAGATAGCGATATCGATCTGGTTGTTGAGTTTATGCCGGATGCACGAATTACACTTCTTACACTTGCTTCACTACAGACCGATCTGGAGAGGATATTTGGAAGAAAGGTTGATCTCATCACCCGGAAAGCTATCGATGATTTCATGAATCCGATTATGAGACAAGAAATTCTCTCAACTATGGTGAGAATATATGGATCGTGATCTCTCTCTTCTGGAAGATATCAGAGAGATGTGCTCATATGTTATTAACCAATCAGAGATTGATTTCCCCATAAAAAGAATAAACGGAGGAGAGTAATCATCTTTTGTCCATCTGATCTAATCTCTCAACCGGAGGGAAAGACACTCGAATTTAAGCGGGACCTTTCATCACCCAAAAATATTCTCAAAACAATCGTAGCCTTCGCTAATACTGCAGGTGGCCGAATTATTATAGGAGTTGAAGATTCTTCCCGGACGATAACCGGCGTTACTGATCCTCTCGACGAAGAAGAACGACTCTGTAGTCTCATCGCTGATTTGATTGCACCCAGGCTCGTCCCTGATGTGGATCTGATATCTGTAGGAGAGAAGACGCTTCTCTCGGTTCAGGTCTATCCAAGCGGCCAAAGGCCCCATTTTCTAAAAAAGGAAGGTCCAATAGAGGGAGTATATGTCCGGCTCGGGTCAACCAACCGGAAGGCAGATCAAGAACTTATTGCGGAATTATCGCGTTCCTGTTCAGGGACATCGTTTGATGAAATGCCGGTACCTGATCTTACGATTGAGGATCTTGATCTTAATGCAGCAAAGAGATGGTTTACAGGAGTTCGTGAACTGCATGATAAAGAACTGGTGACACTCCGTTTTCTCACGTCAATCCAGGGAAAGTTCGTTCCGACGTGTGGTGGAGTACTTCTCTTTGGAAAGAGACGTGATGATTATTTCCCTGATGCCTGGGTTCAGTGTGGACGCTTTATTGGGACTGATAAAGCGGAAATATTTGATCATATTGAGATTCATGAGCATCTTCCAGATGCAGTAGAAAGTATCATCCTTTTTCTCAAAAAGCATGCAATGAGAGGGGCAGATTTTTCGGAGATTCGACGAAAGGATCTCTGGAGTATTCCCCTCATTATGCTCCGGGAGGCAGTGATAAATGCTATCGTTCACGCTGATTATTCCCAGAAAGGAGCACCTATAAGGGTTGCATTTTTTGATAACCGCATTGAGATAGAGAATCCCGGTATACTTCTGCCTGGTATGACTATTGAGGATGTAAAGCAGGGTGTCTCGAAGATCAGGAACCGGGTGATTGCCCGGGTATTCAGAGAACTAGATCTGATTGAGCAATGGGGTTCAGGATTTCGAAGGATTCTTCGAGAGGCTGAGGAACTTGGGCTAACAGATCCGGTTATTGAAGAGATTGGGATGCGAGTCAGGGTGACGATATTCCTCGCAGAGACTCATCAGATACAAGTAACCGAACAAGTAACCGAACAAGTAACCGAACAAGTAACCCGATTGATAAATTGCCTAAATAATAAAGATATGAGCCTGAGAGAGATGATGTCCAGTGTGGGATTGAATCATCGTCCAACATTTATGTATGATTACCTGAAACCTGCTATGGACAGAGGTTTTGTTGAAATGACACATCCGGATTCACCGAAAAGCCCTAAACAGAGATACCGGCTTACCAGGCGGGGAAAAGCGGTGCTCTCTGAAAAGGGTGGATAAAATTGTGATGAAAATTGGCACCATCATCTAACCGTGAGATGATTTCATTAAGGACAACCCCCCGGATAGATATTATTAAAGAGATGATAGTTCATTTACCGTGAATGGTTTTAATGTGCAGATATCTGGTCATGAGGATACGTATTGTGCATTTCAAGATTACACTAAATTCATCAAAATTCATCTTTTCCTATCTGATTCTCTATTGTTTGCAGAAAGAGTATGCTCCAGAATGAACCATGTATTAAATATCTCTGATCTGGTCATTCAGAATCAGACCCTGAATGGAAAAACAAAATATTCGTCCCTCTGATAATCTGATGGTATCTCATTATGCAGAGACTCACTGAGAAAAACAGGGTTACTGTTATCAGGGATCTAACAGAAGTAGTTCCGAATCTAAAAACCTCGTTCGGAGTTATCAGGATCGGCCTTTTCGGTTCTGTTATCAGGGGTGAGCAGACAAATAAGAGTGATATTGATATCCTCGTTGAATTCAAAGACGAATATAAAACCCTGAAAAATTACGTTGCGTTAGTTGATTATCTTGAGTCTTTCTTTGACAGTAAGGTAGATCTTGTTACACTTGAGAGTCTTGAGCCCTATATTCAGCAATATATTCTGAATGAGGTGGTCTGGACTCCAGAATAACCGGATATACCTGAAGCATATTCTTGATGAAATTCAATATCTAGGACGAATATCGGACCAGAAAATATACGATGATATCATTCATGGTGATTGCTTTTCTCATGTGGTACGAAATACCCTTGTAGTTATCGGATAAGCATCAAAGGATGTATCAGATATTGTAAAAGAAAAACATCAGGAGATAGCCTGGCGTGAGATAGCAGTACTTCGTGACCGTGTCATTCATGGAGACTTTTCTATCGATTATTCTATCGTCTGGAATGTCATCACAAACGACATTCCTGAAATAAAACCAAAGATCTTCAGTCTGGTTAAAGAACTGGGTAAGCAAAACCAGGATTCGGAGCCGTGAATCCCTTTTGCTTCTTTACCAGAAATGTGGTGGTTGTGATTATTTTCAGATATACAAATTTGGTATAGAATCCGGTGGAAAAAGGGTAAGCGGATAGGTGTAGTAAAGTTGTATTTGTATGTCTATTCTTATAACGTGACGAAGAAGGAAAAATATTCACTGCAAATACCTTGCTACAGATATACTTAAAACTCTTCGAGTGTGATTCCTGCTAGTTTTAATGCAAATCGGAGAGTTCCTATAGCTAATTCATCATGCATGGGAATAACAGTCCCAACTTTTCCTTCAGAAGTACTTTTTGAAAGGCGTACATGACTACCCTTTCTGCCAGATATCTCAAACCCGAAATTCTTACAGAGAATTTTTATCACCTCTGCTCCGAAAACGGGTTTATTGGGTTACAACAGATGCTACCTCAAATGTGGTAATCAGACTCCTGGATATAGGGGAAAGAGGAAACTCCTCCAGGTACAGTTCGGTTGCTTCTTTGAGATTTTCAATTGCTTCCTCAATAGTATTCCCCTGGCTAACCGTTCCGGTTTCAGAGCAGAATGAGAGGAATAATTCTCCCTCACTATGAATTATTGCTGTTAAGGTGTTCATTGTTCACCTCTCTGAATAATAATGAAAGATCCCATATAC is part of the Methanospirillum lacunae genome and harbors:
- a CDS encoding flavodoxin family protein → MEIVPDLNPLLIVYSYHHNNTLKIARKISEILNAEIKTPLEINLDSLSDYTLIGFGSGIYSAKHHESLLSLADKLPPGENKPAFLFSTAALTGESKTRNDHRSLREKLESKGYFIIGDFSCKGFNTNSFLKYLGGMNKGRPNEQDLKDAEAFAHRMKEKVLEPATQNPRTPIE
- a CDS encoding ATP-dependent helicase → MMNKYLTYILNDPHPLSDSQKEAVLADSQYVRLIAGAGAGKTETLTRRILYLLFEKHFSPGSIVAFTFTEKAAASMKNRIFKRVLGLGAVEIYNTLGDMYIGTIHGFCNRILEEKFGYGSWEVLDENQEMALLINISDRIGLTNGRNTTDKASIFKQSLSVMYNDLLSRDEIEKQAPEFFASVRAYEAYLDRFHLLTFDRMITLALTHLQEHPDVTRSIRHLIVDEYQDINPAQEALIKTIGLNDIFVVGDPRQTIFQWRGSDEGCFQRFATFYPDVYDIVLPENRRSGKQIVTVANTLASHFRTGPYEPMTATRPDAGAVYRIDYPTAGDEAEGVADQILTLVNSGSCRYQDIGILLRSVNNSATPFIQALRRYHIPFILSGQVGLFKRQEILALAKIFCWLSPKGFFPASIKDRKNTVSGDLLLDSAIDDWFSVVSPVYTKEVVRKTLGYWKLAVLENKAYRNFTTAYYNLLSILGFHALSPDNAEDAVVMGNIASFGRVLADFESSHHYGGKTGDIAQFLRDLHWYLFLYAYWRYEESAGEQDSAVDAVRLSTVHQAKGLEWPVVFVPALIDGKFPSSRVGERKNWLIPRELFPALRYEGNTEAERQLFYVALTRARDLVCLSWYEEEGDSGMQPTQFIEDEIGREPVIPHPYTRPVPGVACQAPEPDAELHSFSAKDLILFQQCPYRYRLNKEWGFLPGLSPDLGFGNALHFCLGEISNLLKQGVPVEQAVDQSIESGFFLPYADRSRFLGMKRVAHQRLLSYATKRKEDLLRVYASEFRIEFPVRNGTIIGKIDVMLDSTEGIEIQDYKTSDEVIAPEAGAMQVKIYAYGLRLLGKPVSSAGVAYIEEARVDPVPVRDTEIDGVREIVEGLIDQIQEKRFPGKPGKQCGSCDYFQICRFR
- a CDS encoding nucleotidyltransferase family protein yields the protein MMKIKDLPSEVRSNIIPHFQISSMWIFGSAIRDDYSEDSDIDLVVEFMPDARITLLTLASLQTDLERIFGRKVDLITRKAIDDFMNPIMRQEILSTMVRIYGS
- a CDS encoding type II toxin-antitoxin system HicB family antitoxin, whose protein sequence is MNTLTAIIHSEGELFLSFCSETGTVSQGNTIEEAIENLKEATELYLEEFPLSPISRSLITTFEVASVVTQ
- a CDS encoding HepT-like ribonuclease domain-containing protein; the protein is MVKEKHQEIAWREIAVLRDRVIHGDFSIDYSIVWNVITNDIPEIKPKIFSLVKELGKQNQDSEP
- a CDS encoding helix-turn-helix domain-containing protein, giving the protein MSQPEGKTLEFKRDLSSPKNILKTIVAFANTAGGRIIIGVEDSSRTITGVTDPLDEEERLCSLIADLIAPRLVPDVDLISVGEKTLLSVQVYPSGQRPHFLKKEGPIEGVYVRLGSTNRKADQELIAELSRSCSGTSFDEMPVPDLTIEDLDLNAAKRWFTGVRELHDKELVTLRFLTSIQGKFVPTCGGVLLFGKRRDDYFPDAWVQCGRFIGTDKAEIFDHIEIHEHLPDAVESIILFLKKHAMRGADFSEIRRKDLWSIPLIMLREAVINAIVHADYSQKGAPIRVAFFDNRIEIENPGILLPGMTIEDVKQGVSKIRNRVIARVFRELDLIEQWGSGFRRILREAEELGLTDPVIEEIGMRVRVTIFLAETHQIQVTEQVTEQVTEQVTRLINCLNNKDMSLREMMSSVGLNHRPTFMYDYLKPAMDRGFVEMTHPDSPKSPKQRYRLTRRGKAVLSEKGG
- a CDS encoding TetR/AcrR family transcriptional regulator produces the protein MGIAERKKREKEKRRADILEAAQRLFFSRTFEEVSMDEIAKEVELNKATLYLYFKNKEDIYATIVLQGIEILKAKYKHCMDTDAPGIVKVALMGQAYFQFSQEYPEYLRMIHFYGSERFSKENPCNADIGKGYGICRLILRDAVQLGIDDGSIRSDLDPFLTSMYLMISFMNNLSMEAKWKLVIEAEGFSFNQYASEVFRFIIPSIISKEKAASLDIRDFAKYGFNLSDNITI
- a CDS encoding type II toxin-antitoxin system HicA family toxin; the encoded protein is MIKILCKNFGFEISGRKGSHVRLSKSTSEGKVGTVIPMHDELAIGTLRFALKLAGITLEEF
- a CDS encoding nucleotidyltransferase family protein, translating into MQRLTEKNRVTVIRDLTEVVPNLKTSFGVIRIGLFGSVIRGEQTNKSDIDILVEFKDEYKTLKNYVALVDYLESFFDSKVDLVTLESLEPYIQQYILNEVVWTPE
- a CDS encoding EFR1 family ferrodoxin (N-terminal region resembles flavodoxins. C-terminal ferrodoxin region binds two 4Fe-4S clusters.); translated protein: MEIKSTKLLYFSPTGTTKTVLSAIARGLNPDKTEQIDITTPKGREQSVETSEDELLIIGVPVYMGRIPALIVDWLNEIRAHQTPTVCVVVYGNRIYEDALLELKNIVKKCGGIPIAGGAYIGEHSFSKDDTPIAVGRPDTHDLHHAEEFGRKIKDKLQSLSSGSMISEIELPGEFPYRSDSKLWIVDFIAVNDDCTDCGHCVEICPSGAIDPQNSSKIDTEKCITCCACIKNCPVHARSMKPGLVQEASVRLFTLYSDPKMPENYL